The Theileria annulata chromosome 3, complete sequence, *** SEQUENCING IN PROGRESS *** genome has a segment encoding these proteins:
- a CDS encoding aspartyl(acid) protease, putative (Pfam hit to asp domain (9.6e-07)) — MLLNKFLYISYIFILLMIQFPKLSHLGLKFSKCARSNSPSKNLVARKKSDIKFGSRDKDNNGFVKGTVKVRIYGSLHKFAFYYIYMGIGNPKVKQMLIIDTGSQQINVACGNSPSCGKHSLDNYNYQNSVTYKPIDCESDSCKIIEGGCDLERSCIFSETYSEGSNVKGMYIGDLVSFDTDEDSSDLSSFFDYIGCVTHESAMIRSQITNGILGLSRSDKNPLIKNEYYESQSFIEKYLTDHFSPRHKIFSLCLSEDGGVLTLGGYDKDLDMLVKKKSDMIWTPMVKSEFYIVRVFRFTIDDDVTDVNRKNFVLDTGTTLSTFEKELFIKIEKPIKEACYQNKKFSKIKKTNIECKVDEVNGKICFSDITKLPIITINFENGTNFDWKPESYMIDRTVKRTINDYSWWCLGIEESKTNENIFGANFFKNNHVVFNLDKELIGISHGNCPDNGFPNKP; from the exons atgttattaaataaatttttgtatatttcttatattttcatcttATTGATGATACAATTTCCAAAACTTAGTCATTTAGGATTAAAATTCTCAAAATGTGCTCGTTCCAACTCACCTAGTAAGAACCTTGTTGCTAGAAAAAAATCCGACATTAAGTTTGGTAGTAGGGACAAGGACAATAATGGGTTTGTAAAAGGAACAGTAAAGGTCCGTATATACGGCAGTCTTCACAAATTTGcattttattacatttatatgGGAATTGGAAATCCAAAAGTTAAACAAATGTTGATTATTGATACCGGATCACAACAGATAAACGTAGCATGTGGAAATAGCCCATCCTGTGGAAAACACTCATTAGATAACTACAATTACCAAAATTCAGTAACGTACAAGCCCATTGATTGTGAAAGTGATtcatgtaaaataatagaGGGTGGCTGTGATTTAGAAAGATCTTGTATTTTTAGTGAAACATATTCTGAAGGTAGCAATGTAAAGGGTATGTACATAGGTGATTTGGTAAGTTTCGACACTGATGAAGATTCGTCTGACTTATCTTCTTTTTTTGACTACATTGGTTGCGTCACACACGAGAGTGCAATGATTAGGAGTCAGATAACGAACGGCATTTTGGGTCTTTCCAGAAGCGATAAGAACCctttaattaaaaatgagtATTACGAATCTCAAAGTTTCATTGAGAAATACCTCACTGATCACTTCAGTCCAAGGCACAAGATATTTTCTCTATGTTTATCTGAAGATGGTGGAGTTTTGACTTTGGGAGGTTATGACAAGGATTTGGATATGCTTGTTAAGAAAAAGTCCGACATGATATGGACTCCTATGGTGAAATCTGAGTTTTATATTGTTAGGGTTTTCAGATTTACAATCGACGACGATGTTACTGATGTAAATCGAAAGAATTTTGTTCTTGACACTGGTACTACTTTGAGTACCTTTGAGAAGGAGCTGTTTATTAAGATTGAGAAACCAATAAAAGAAGCTTGTTATCAGAACAAAAagttttctaaaattaagaaGACAAATATTGAGTGCAAAGTTGATGAGGTTAATGGGAAAATTTGTTTCAGCGACATTACTAAACTACCTATAATCACcattaattttgaaaa tGGTACTAATTTTGACTGGAAACCTGAATCTTACATGATTGATCGAACCGTGAA gCGAACTATTAACGATTATTCTTGGTGGTGTTTGGGCATTGAGGAAAGCAAAACTAACGAGAACATCTTTGGCGccaattttttcaaaaacaaCCATGTAGTCTTTAACTTGGACAAGGAACTAATAG GTATTTCTCATGGCAATTGCCCCGATAACGGGTTTCCAAACAAAccataa
- a CDS encoding regulator of chromosome condensation protein, putative: MPDKWVCDTCLVPNDRNDNNCSCCGSVKGSAGSSAVHHNLETQVFLQQKVVKYTDDPRRLRKNYSQSDLKHTVVFVVGSSEMDQLPYSCCDKFIKPETGEVESMYESSLPTPIVELPKMRVLEVSCGALHTALLTSTGLVYTFGCNDMGALGRLTNSDPSYGPLDSEPALVDLRFSIKKVSCGDNHTMFLTFTGNVYFTGGFKDSDGPIGIADYSNFETLTRLDYVSLPTKVPCDVEGSTVVIDMASGENHCVLLCNGGHSMYTFGSNEFNQLLIWDTSQIQNATDNDVDLSVPSNKKLLLTWPQHRTLADVLSISKKTDVEEEDENLTTTLRTRGKKRGRTNEELIAQVFTGNCTTFFQTKSLRVYGAGRNAQGEVGVGSEENVVTKPKELTFFRGVELTQLSGGQFFTIALVNNYVFTWGKFHYLGISENYHNPNYITHPHVRPKEEERKFYLSPEPDYEEYSVSKRRRLEEVGNELDNLDLTEKLLSLDYESMYKRALNLGKATMPLLVEFKEPIKAVFNGSDNLFAATYDGTLYAWGSAQNYTLGNGKDYFFQYSPEIVSPFHLMHCKITGGSGGSQHTVILGLKKRSISHPRPRY; the protein is encoded by the exons ATGCCAGATAAATGGGTTTGTGACACATGTCTTGTTCCTAATGATAGGAACGATAATAACTGCTCCTGTTGCGGTTCAGTAAAAGGTTCAGCAG GGTCCTCAGCCGTTCACCATAACCTCGAAACCCAAGTTTTTCTGCAACAAAAGGTCGTCAAATACACCGATGATCCCAGAAGATTAAGGAAAAATTATTCACAAAGCGATCTTAAACACACCGTAGTATTTGTAGTCGGATCGTCCGAAATGGACCAACTTCCATACTCATGCTGTgataaattcataaaaCCAGAAACAGGCGAGGTTGAATCGATGTATGAAAGTTCGTTGCCAACACCAATTGTAGAATTGCCGAAAATGAGAGTATTAGAAGTCTCCTGTGGAGCTCTACATACAGCATTACTGACCAGCACAGGATTGGTTTACACGTTCGGGTGCAACGATATGGGAGCTTTGGGAAGATTAACCAACTCAGACCCATCATATGGACCACTAGACTCAGAACCAGCATTGGTGGACCTAAGGTTTTCAATCAAAAAGGTATCCTGTGGAGATAATCACACAATGTTCCTTACCTTCACAGGAAACGTTTACTTCACGGGTGGCTTCAAGGATAGTGATGGTCCCATTGGAATTGCAGACTACTCAAACTTTGAAACCCTTACACGCTTGGACTATGTGTCACTGCCCACAAAGGTGCCATGCGATGTAGAAGGCTCAACAGTGGTAATAGATATGGCAAGCGGAGAAAATCACTGTGTTCTATTATGCAATGGAGGACATAGTATGTACACATTCGGAAGTAACGAGTTCAATCAACTGCTAATCTGGGACACGTCGCAAATCCAAAACGCAACAGATAACGACGTGGATCTGAGTGTACCATCAAATAAGAAGTTGCTGTTGACCTGGCCACAACATAGAACCTTGGCAGATGTCCTTTCCATATCCAAAAAAACTGATGTAGAGGAAGAGGATGAAAATCTGACAACAACCCTAAGAACAAGAGGGAAGAAGAGAGGAAGAACCAACGAAGAACTAATTGCACAAGTTTTCACAGGGAACTGTACCACATTCTTCCAAACCAAATCATTGAGAGTATACGGAGCAGGAAGAAACGCACAAGGCGAAGTTGGAGTAGGAAGTGAGGAAAATGTAGTGACCAAACCAAAAGAACTGACCTTTTTCAGAGGAGTTGAATTAACGCAACTATCGGGAGGCCAATTCTTTACAATCGCCTTGGTAAACAATTATGTCTTCACTTGGGGAAAATTCCATTACTTGGGTATATCTGAAAATTACCACAACCCTAACTATATTACGCATCCGCACGTGAGACCGAAAGAAGAGGAAAGAAAGTTCTACCTAAGCCCAGAACCAGATTACGAAGAATACTCAGTAAGTAAGAGAAGGAGGTTAGAAGAAGTAGGAAACGAACTTGATAATCTAGATTTGACAGAAAAATTGTTGTCACTAGATTATGAAAGCATGTATAAGAGAGCACTAAATTTAGGAAAGGCAACAATGCCATTGCTTGTGGAGTTCAAAGAACCAATCAAGGCAGTCTTCAATGGCTCAGATAACCTCTTCGCAGCAACTTATGATGGAACGCTGTACGCATGGGGATCAGCCCAAAACTACACATTGGGGAACGGAAAGGACTACTTTTTTCAGTATTCCCCAGAAATTGTTTCACCATTTCACTTAATGCACTGTAAAATCACAGGTGGCTCAGGAGGATCACAACACACCGTAATTTTGGGACTGAAGAAAAGAAGTATCAGCCATCCAAGGCCGAGATACTAG
- a CDS encoding Theileria-specific hypothetical protein, putative (Contains a putative signal sequence;~1 probable transmembrane helix predicted for TA17695 by TMHMM2.0 at aa 13-35;~Signal anchor predicted for TA17695 by SignalP 2.0 HMM (Signal peptide probability 0.045, signal anchor probability 0.955) with cleavage site probability 0.023 between residues 34 and 35), with protein MDSIRTKKSTKKAWIVGGILLLGLVIIALIVSLAISGVFDSDKDQKVAVPTITTVPDAFEFIEQVYKKNYPKVDDETTKDLKDLELIKKQIIARLDLKKEIEDEEKKMKESSGTDKETTAVPEKLEGDKLEESEGSEDKKHLKTRKSPIEAPSPVDVNEGELEAALGKDVSGEHKETVGGKAGETENKKTEIRNGFAFWRKGSERNGSQI; from the coding sequence atgGATTCAATTAGAACTAAAAAATCAACAAAAAAAGCCTGGATCGTTGGGGGAATTCTATTACTGGGATTAGTGATAATAGCATTGATAGTGTCCTTGGCAATTAGTGGTGTGTTTGATAGTGACAAAGATCAGAAAGTTGCAGTGCCAACAATAACAACTGTACCAGATGCCTTTGAATTCATAGAGCAAGTTTACAAAAAAAACTACCCTAAGGTTGACGACGAAACAACAAAAGACTTGAAAGACTTGGAACTGATTAAGAAACAAATAATTGCTAGGTTGGATTTAAAGAAAGAAATTGAAGATGAGGAGAAAAAAATGAAGGAGTCTAGTGGAACAGATAAAGAAACAACGGCAGTTCCAGAAAAATTAGAAGGGGATAAGTTAGAAGAGAGTGAAGGTTCTGAGGATAAAAAACATCTGAAAACCCGCAAAAGTCCTATAGAAGCTCCCTCACCTGTTGATGTTAATGAAGGAGAATTAGAAGCAGCTTTAGGAAAGGATGTAAGTGGTGAACATAAAGAAACAGTTGGAGGTAAAGCAGGTGAGACAGAAAATAAGAAAACTGAAATTAGGAATGGATTTGCATTCTGGAGAAAGGGCTCAGAACGAAACGGCAGCCAAATTTGA
- a CDS encoding ubiquitin carboxyl-terminal hydrolase, putative (Pfam match to UCH-1 and UCH-2 domains) yields the protein MDNNRSPPFYLSNENPDSPQKKHLFSNRTNLSETYPGMENYLNGENTNTYILERSTKLWNHINTKPYSAKNHITRYLSKDKLEGATIGTYKEYVHKVVGEHKSENLGGDKVETISDIFSETEDNVSILSRLHSLTLKKSTSFLDQVKPNKSVQDETNKLLEQNDNSEINCPDQEQVEKKYEEVKDNDVLKPLYSVDNAEEKPNYQVSTVNNVKIEIQNEANSVTTSDTVKIHSDIMYRIDDANKVKIGEKNKDVASVGDISVNIALSPTVSENNPFDVQNIVSTQVPSKHEVYRDRKLFNRSTYIDNEVQKQYNRSYAYSTRVTNFHSSEMINYSNYIDYNPFSIFSVKENSGNELVKESDLKKLRTVILSSSHSEETLIKYFTEAICITNTHMMSQIIEFLVTFLRETHKIRQFVVRLMLCALSFHPEEFVNLFKADYLNVLFTPVIDDSIGVYFLKLLLSYKSTFGSRSEISTNIPYSINSQGLLMYSSNQELINTPRDTFISGKIETLYILKILLERSKASTVYSIPNSMLREQLCMLWYDMPKTIPNVNIIEVLLHWINSKEDLETKKYPFLLLEKVRDQHPFPNGQTIILSQFFMFALNHKANVNNHLEYVITIASSDSNPNESANVSKNNSIRRESMISSKNSFIKNSSRNSFVGLIRDENILETVLYRILYNFNERDLLDLWCLICVIPWKVTSPSSPFSRLFVYTLNTILKLTSMSYDNYPSMINETKIRLDIMENCLRICLARCSCPINSLNSLLQTTLLLNPESYRNESIQGITKGPGENIIISTLYKNGMILNSLCNFLWKCHFLWTRIKEGVNMEVVIVVTELYKILGNFTSVKPLDDTHLYNSVSNTNSGEMYKFFNDSANKGIWTKITTFIPQINLEQYFNTRELNGSEQYYQDMEEQEQNYDTFNETGRDDYMVYNEDELIDTGQVVGLKNLGNSCYLNSLLQSLCHTKLENNESNKMVNSLVKLFRKMKTTTKRSVSPKNVFKMMSENLTNSQQDVTEAIRYISQAIDPNLELWKSVFAGLVVRRIKCLRCESSSDNEEIIYDFSLSLNKARSVQKMLDNFSKVETLSGDNKYFCINCNKDVKAHMWNIIASPPSHLIIILNRNNWSYNETQKVLKAVKIDSHLFIEGFQYRLYGSIIHSGDSTDSGHYYFIGCDSEIFENWNKVDDSVVKPVHEFAVDDLSRDPSNTHVPYVLFYRCLQAPQTPKF from the exons ATGGATAATAATAGAAGCCCACCCTTTTATCTCTCCAACGAGAATCCAGATAGCCCACAAAAGAAACATCTGTTCTCAAACAGAACAAACCTATCGGAAACATACCCAGGGAtggaaaattatttaaatggAGAAAATACAAATACATATATACTCGAAAGGTCAACCAAACTCTGGAATCATATTAACACGAAACCATATTCAGCAAAGAATCATATAACAAGATATTTGTCAAAAGATAAGTTAGAAGGAGCAACAATAGGAACatataaagaatatgtACATAAGGTAGTTGGAGAACATAAATCAGAAAATTTGGGCGGAGATAAAGTTGAAACAATCAGTGACATTTTTTCAGAGACTGAAGATAATGTTTCAATATTAAGTAGATTACATAGCCTAACCCTTAAAAAATCAACGTCATTTTTGGATCAAGTGAAGCCAAATAAATCAGTGCAAGATGAAACAAACAAACTACTTGAACAGAATGATAATTCTGAAATCAATTGCCCTGATCAAGAACAGGTAGAAAAAAAATATGAGGAAGTTAAAGATAATGATGTTTTAAAGCCATTGTATTCAGTAGATAATGCAGAAGAAAAACCTAATTATCAAGTATCCACagtaaataatgtaaagATTGAAATACAAAACGAAGCGAATTCAGTAACGACAAGTGATACAGTAAAGATACATTCGGATATAATGTATAGAATAGATGATGCAAATAAAGTAAAGATTGgtgaaaaaaataaagatgTGGCATCAGTTGGAGATATTAGTGTGAATATAGCACTGTCACCAACAGTATCAGAAAATAACCCGTTTGATGTGCAAAACATAGTTTCAACACAAGTTCCGAGTAAACATGAAGTGTATAGAGATAGAAAACTGTTCAATAGATCAACATACATAGACAATGAGGTACAAAAACAATATAACAGGAGTTACGCATATAGCACTAGGGTCACAAATTTTCATTCCTCAGAAATGATCAACTACTCGAATTACATCGATTATAACCCTTTCTCGATATTCTCAGTTAAGGAAAATAGCGGGAATGAGTTAGTAAAGGAGAGTGACCTTAAGAAACTCAGAACGGTGATATTAAGCAGTAGCCATAGCGAAGAGACTCTAATAAAGTACTTCACAGAGGCAATATGTATAACAAATACACACATGATGAGCCAGATCATCGAGTTCCTAGTAACCTTCCTTAGAGAAACACATAAAATTAGACAGTTTGTAGTTAGATTGATGCTATGCGCACTGTCATTTCACCCAGAAGAGTTTGTGAACCTGTTTAAAGCAGATTACCTGAACGTACTGTTCACACCAGTGATAGATGACTCAATAGGAGTGTATTTTCTGAAGCTGCTGCTTTCATACAAGTCAACATTTGGGTCCAGGTCTGAAATATCAACAAACATACcatattcaataaattctCAAGGCCTGTTGATGTATTCAAGTAACCAAGAACTAATTAACACACCAAGAGATACTTTTATATCGGGGAAAATAGAAACTCTGTATATTCTGAAAATCTTGCTGGAACGTTCAAAAGCGTCGACAGTATACAGTATCCCAAACAGTATGCTGAGAGAACAGCTGTGCATGCTCTGGTACGATATGCCTAAAACAATACCAAACgtaaatataatagaagTGTTGCTGCACTGGATAAACTCGAAGGAGGACTTGGAGACAAAAAAGTACCCGTTCTTGCTCTTGGAAAAAGTAAGAGATCAGCACCCATTCCCAAATGGCCAGACGATTATATTGTCCCAATTCTTCATGTTTGCCCTGAACCACAAAGCAAACGTGAACAATCACTTGGAGTATGTAATTACTATCGCAAGCAGTGACTCTAACCCTAATGAAAGTGCTAATGTGTCAAAAAACAACAGCATCAGAAGAGAAAGCATGATTTCCTCAaaaaatagttttattaAGAATAGTTCGAGGAATAGTTTCGTAGGTTTAATTAGAGACGAGAATATATTGGAAACTGTGCTGTACAGGATACTGTACAACTTCAACGAGAGAGATTTGCTGGATCTGTGGTGCCTAATATGCGTAATACCGTGGAAAGTAACAAGCCCAAGCTCACCATTTTCAAGATTATTCGTATACACACTTAACACAATACTTAAACTGACCTCTATGAGTTATGATAACTACCCGTCTATGATAAATGAAACAAAAATCAGGCTTGATATAATGGAAAATTGTCTAAGAATATGTTTGGCAAGGTGTTCGTGCCCAATAAACTCACTTAACTCACTCCTGCAAACGACATTGCTCCTAAACCCAGAGTCGTATCGCAATGAAAGTATACAAGGCATAACTAAAGGACCGGGggaaaatataataatctCAACGttgtataaaaatggaATGATTCTGAATAGCCTGTGCAACTTCCTGTGGAAGTGCCACTTCCTGTGGACAAGAATAAAGGAAGGAGTGAACATGGAGGTAGTAATAGTGGTGACTGAGCTGTACAAAATACTGGGAAATTTCACAAGCGTGAAGCCTCTGGATGATACTCACCTGTATAACTCAGTGTCAAACACAAACAGCGGAGAGATGTACAAGTTCTTCAACGACTCAGCAAATAAGGGAATTTGGACCAAAATAACAACATTCATACCGCAAATTAATTTGGaacaatattttaatactcGAGAATTGAATGGATCAGAACAATATTATCAGGATATGGAAGAACAAGAACAAAATTATGATACGTTCAACGAAACGGGTAGAGATGATTATATGGTATATAACGAGGATGAACTAATTGATACGGGACAGGTGGTGGGATTAAAAAACCTAGGAAATAGCTGTTACCTGAACAGCCTGCTCCAGAGTCTGTGTCACACTAAGTT AGAAAATAATGAGAGCAACAAGATGGTAAATTCGTTGGTGAAGTTGTTTAGGAAGATGAAGACTACGACAAAGAGGTCAGTGTCGCCTAAGAACGTGTTTAAAATGATGTCGGAAAATTTGACAAACTCCCAGCAAGATGTGACGGAAGCAATAAGATATATTTCACAAGCTATTGACCCGAATCTTGAGCTTTGGAAGTCAGTGTTTGCAGGACTGGTAGTAAGGAGAATCAAGTGCTTGAGGTGTGAATCGTCCTCAGATAATGAGGAAATAATATACGATTTCTCATTAAGCCTAAACAAGGCAAGGTCCGTGCAGAAAATGCTCGACAACTTCTCCAAAGTTGAGACACTTTCAGGAGATAACAAATACTTCTGCATCAACTGTAATAAGGATGTTAAGGCACACATGTGGAACATAATAGCTTCGCCCCCGTCACACCTTATCATCATACTCAATCGCAACAACTGGAGCTATAACGAGACGCAGAAGGTTTTAAAAGCAGTCAAAATAGACTCCCACCTCTTCATTGAAGGATTCCAGTACAGACTCTATGGGTCTATAATACACTCGGGAGACTCAACTGATTCAGGCCACTACTACTTTATCGGATGTGATTCGGAAATCTTCGAAAATTGGAACAAAGTGGACGACTCTGTAGTGAAACCCGTTCATGAATTTGCCGTGGATGACCTATCCAGAGACCCCTCGAATACACATGTGCCCTACGTCTTATTCTACAGGTGCTTACAGGCTCCACAAACACccaaattttaa
- a CDS encoding integral membrane protein, putative (Contains 4 putative transmembrane domains;~4 probable transmembrane helices predicted for TA17700 by TMHMM2.0 at aa 71-93, 98-120, 132-151 and 155-177) has product MGDNSSLPIFSNKTEENFLLKGIDFGKTESNSGFKSRLSSAMNFGRNIFGLTNGWQAEPSWKTYTNYKAFLTLFACSVIFFVMSFMSLPFIIFAPYKFGLLFTLASLTFLSSMAFLRGAGSLIDHMLNPKRLVFTVSYLVSLLCTLVFTTFYPLYVFAFIFSLVQFFALSSVMISYIPGKIYCYTK; this is encoded by the exons ATGGGAGATAATTCTAGTTTGCCcatattttcaaataaaaca GAGGAAAATTTCTTACTCAAAGGGATAGATTTTGGGAAAACTGAATCAAATAGTGGATTTAAATCAAGGCTAAGTTCAGCAATGAATTTTGGTAGAAATATTTTCGGTCTCACTAACGGTTGGCAAGCAGAGCCATCATGGAAAACATATACTAACTATAAAGCATTCTTGACCCTGTTCGCATGTTCAGTTATTTTTTTTGTTATGTCTTTCATGTCATTACCCTTCATAATCTTTGCACCTTACAAATTTGGACTCTTGTTCACACTGGCGTCTCTAACATTTTTATCGTCCATGGCATTTTTAAGAGGAGCAGGGTCCCTAATAGATCATATGCTGAACCCCAAAAGGCTAGTATTCACTGTCTCATATCTCGTTTCTCTCTTATGTACTTTAGTTTTTACCACATTCTATCCGTTGTATGTTTTCGCGTTTATTTTCTCATTAGTACAATTTTTCGCACTGTCTTCTGTAATGATATCGTATATACCAGGTAAGATTTATTGCTATaccaaataa
- a CDS encoding uncharacterized protein (Signal peptide predicted for TA17705 by SignalP 2.0 HMM (Signal peptide probability 0.972, signal anchor probability 0.000) with cleavage site probability 0.866 between residues 18 and 19), with protein MRVLPFLIIGFLYKSALGTDDANEVADAILSQTSQKEDNLLDEALFQGLVDGYTFTLDCVTLSKHEHEDTEKSEKALNKEHEHNLQEANLEAEHMTKHRTMQSQQVDKKEAALFTELNILMHFLNSRGQEWSLKEPKDLDFEESDEKHMVFVSSANDQAEIKIPQNMFYSVGNMKKSIPVHKDNKKPILLTCLESFIVSRFGFLSMDKLTKSTEPVASKLEYLNRWITIAKKNYILYLPYISITAPRCHDLLKGENDEVHSDYSSNNHYKHLFSVCKKMLQKRENDGVLQTYVMLDSDLHPELMRKTIDDKHLFPLMLQDRDGTLKSIHKHHEHEMTWDEFQSAGNLLLAEMEKQILKNEIFLKPESWGIGLNAENSKKAEMELIKLFVKSQKKLNFKVIQTVRSVSHEAMHKTNKGDAELKKSMIKFSEKEEQAAKNEASTNSTLKKCLEEAEKKLEEDAKDFSNTQITNIASQLKTFEHDSWMECVSSRIFAKLVTLCENNDDYCKTLVDKLQNELKNADPDSSSTIAIENLHYGITTALLKNDKIDMEVVKKQILKVSKQEIQEMSEPVKSNGTETSTSENEEGQAVEEKEESE; from the exons ATGAGAGTTTtaccatttttaattatcggatttttatataaatcgGCCTTGGGGACCGATGATGCAAATGAAGTGGCGGATGCCATTCTAAGTCAAACTTCTCAAAAAGAG GATAATCTGTTGGACGAAGCTCTTTTTCAAGGGTTGGTTGACGGTTATACGTTTACTTTGGACTGCGTTACTCTATCCAAACACGAACACGAGGATACAGAAAAGAGTGAAAAGGCGCTAAATAAGGAGCATGAACACAATTTACAAGAAGCCAATTTAGAGGCAGAACACATGACCAAACATCGTACAATGCAGTCGCAACAGGTTGATAAAAAAGAGGCTGCTTTGTTTACTGAATTGAATATACTAATGCACTTTCTTAACTCGAGAGGCCAGGAGTGGTCCTTAAAAGAGCCGAAAGATCTGGATTTTGAAGAAAGCGATGAAAAACACATGGTTTTCGTAAGTTCAGCAAACGATCAGGCTGAGATAAAGATACCTCAAAACATGTTCTATTCAGTCGGTAACATGAAAAAAT CAATTCCTGTTCataaagataataaaaagcCTATTCTTTTGACTTGTCTCGAGTCATTTATTGTTTCTAGATTTGGATTTTTATCCATggataaattaactaaaagTACTGAGCCTGTTGCCAGTAAGTTAGAATATTTGAATAGATGGATCACAATTGCAAAAAAgaattatattctttatcTTCCTTACATTTCCATCACAGCCCCAAGGTGTCATGACCTTCTGAAAGGCGAAAATGATGAGGTACATTCGGATTATTCTAGCAATAACCATTATAAACATCTTTTTAGTGTTTGTAAAAAG atgCTTCAAAAGCGAGAGAATGACGGAGTTCTTCAAACCTATGTGATGTTAGACTCAGATTTGCATCCTGAACTAATGAGGAAAACCATTGACgataaacatttatttccaCTAATGCTTCAAGATAGAGATGGCACCCTAAAGTCTATTCACAAACACCATGAACATGAAATGACTTGGGACGAGTTCCAGAGTGCTGGGAATTTGTTGTTGGCTGAAATGGAGAAACAGATACTAAAAAAcgaaatatttttaaaacctGAAAGTTGGGGCATCGGTTTAAACGCTGAAAATTCAAAAAAGGCTGAAATGGAACTAATAAAACTATTTGTTAAATCACAAAAGAAACTAAATTTTAAGGTTATTCAGACAGTTAGGTCAGTATCCCATGAAGCAATGCATAAAACTAATAAGGGAGATGCGGAACttaaaaaatcaatgataaaattttccGAAAAGGAGGAGCAG GCTGCTAAAAATGAGGCCTCGACCAACAGTACACTAAAGAAATGTTTAGAGGAAGCT GAGAAAAAATTGGAAGAGGATGCTAaagatttttcaaataCACAAATAACCAATATCGCTAGTCAACTTAAAACTTTCGAACACGATTCGTGGATGGAATGTGTTTCATCTAGAATTTTCGCTAAACTTGTAACGTTGTGTGAAAATAACGATGATTACTGTAAAACTCTTGTGGACAAATTGCAAAATGAACTTAAAAATGCAGACCCAGATAGCAGTTCCACAATAGCCATTGAAAACTTACACTACGGAATTACAACTGCACTTTTGAAgaatgataaaattgatatgGAAGTTGTCAAGAAGcaaattttaaaagtaTCAAAGCAAGAAATACAAGAAATGAGTGAACCTGTTAAATCAAATGGAACAGAAACATCAACTTcagaaaatgaagaagGACAAGCTGTAGAGGAAAAGGAAGAAagtgaataa